CTTAGTGCCATCACGTGTCTATCCTGGTGCATTCTATGCGTTGCCACAATCACCACAATTGTTTAAGCAATTGTTGATGGGAGCTGGCTTTGATCGTTACTACCAAGTGGCTCGCGCGTTCCGTGATGAGGACTTGCGTGGGGATCGTCAACCTGAATTCACGCAATTAGACGTTGAAATGTCATTCATGAGTCAAGCTGAAATCATGGATCTAGTAAATCATTGGGTCGCTGCGATCATGAAGAAGACAGTGGATTTCGATTTGAATATCGCTGAAATCCCAACTTTGGAATGGGCTGACGCGATGGCTCGTTTTGGAACAGATAAGCCAGATTTGCGTTTTGGGATGGAATTGCAAGACTTAACCGCGTTGATGGCTGATTCAGAATTTGGTGTGTTCGCAAATGCGGTTCAAAATGGCGGTCAGGTTAAAGCCATTGTTGTGCCTGGGGCAGCTAGCCACTTTTCTCGTAAGGATATCGACAAGATGGCGCAATACATCGAACGATTTGGTGCGAAGGGCTTGGCTTGGTTGAAGATTACTGATGAAGGTATCACCGGGCCAATCGCTAAGTTCTTGACGACCAAAGCCGCAGACTTATTAGCCCAAACTGGAGCCCAAACTGGTGATTTGCTGTTATTTGCTGCTGATCAAGCATCCGTTGTCGCACAAACTTTGGATGCCTTACGTCGGATGACTGCAAAGGAAATGAAACTCATTGATGAATCAAAATGGGCCTTTGCTTGGATTACCAACTGGCCATTATTTGAGTACCAACCGGAAGAAGACCGTTGGATTTCAGCACACCATCCATTCACAATGCCAAATGAAGCAGATTTGCCATTGATGGCCACAACTGAGGGTGCGCATAAAGCCCATGCCCAGTCATACGATTTGGTGTTAAATGGTTATGAGTTAGGGTCAGGTTCAATCCGTATTCATCGGATGGAAATTCAAGAACAAATGTTGTCAGCACTTGGTTTCACGAAGCAAGCTGCTCAAGATGCATTTGGCTTCTTGCTTGAAGGCATGGAATTTGGCTTCCCACCAATGGGCGGTATCGCACTTGGCTTAGACCGTTTGGCAATGCTCCTGGCTGGTCGCGATAACATTCGTGAAGTGATTGCTTTCCCTAAGAATTCAAAGGGTACTGAACCAATGACAGAAGCCCCCACGACAGTAGCTAAGGCTCAATTGGCGGAGTTGAATTTGATTGCACCAGCTTATTCTGATATCGATGCACCAAACATGGCGGAAGAATAACCGACGATGCATAATATATGTTAAAATGTACTAATTTTAGTACCAAAAACGAGGGTTATCTCGTTTTTGAATGCCACCATCTCGGTGATGGTATTCAAAAGAGACATAATCAGGCCGCACATAAAAGGAGTTGCGCATGGGACGCATTGAAGATTATTTTAGACAGCATGAGTATACAGGACGACTAAGCGCCGCGATGTTTTACGCGCTCGCTTCAGCGATTGCCTTGAATTTCTTTTGGACGCCTGGTCACATTTATTCATCTGGGTTCACGGGATTGTCACAATTAGTGAGCACCATATTTGAACGCACGCTTGGCATTACTGTTCCAGTTTACATATTGCTTTTGGTATTGAATGCGCCGCTGCTATGGTTGGCTTATCGAAAGATTGGCGCAAGGTTTACTTTATTTACAGCTATCTCATTGGTATTTGCTTCGATTGCGATGCGATTAATTGCTGGGCCTGCCACGCCTTGGGTAGCCGATCCTTTAATGGATGCCATCTTTGGTGGTGCGATTAACGGGTTTGGGACAGGCTTTGCCCTCCGTAATGGCATCTCAACAGGGGGTCTAGATATTATCGGTATCGTTTTGCGACGGACGACTGGTATCAAAATGGGTGCAGCCAATCTTACCTTTAACTTCTTTATTCTGATTAGTTCTGGGGTCATGTTTGGTCCTGAATATGCGCTATATACGGCCATTGGGGTCGTGGTGAACGCCCGCATCATTGATTTAGTCTATACACGTCAGCAAAAGATGCAATTGATGATTATCACCGAAAAACCCCAAGAAGTGGTCCACTCCATTCAGCAGCAATTGCGACGGGGGATTACCATCATTCATCATGCTGAGGGGGCCTATAATCACCACCCTAAAGAGATCTTATTTACCGTGATTTCCTTGTATGAGGAGGGGGATGTCTACAACGCCATTCACCAAGCGGATCCTGGTGCCTGGGCTTCAATGTGGAAGATTGAACGAACGTTTGGACGGTTTTACGAGCCGCGTTTATAAGTTGATGATATTAGTTTGGTCACTATGCGTAGTGGCCATTTTATTTATCTTATTTTTAAAATATACATTTGGGGATGACTGCGTGATTTTTACCGTGACGTGATATGATGGATGTATCGAAAAGAAATTGAGGTAACATCATGTCACAACGAGTATACTTAGCCGGACCATTTTTCTCAGATGCCCAGATTGAGCGTTTGGATAAGGTTAACGCATTACTAACTGCTAATGAAACTATCGGTTATATCTACGAACCCCGGGCACATCAAAATGATGAAATTGTTTCAAAATATCCATCGATGCATGAAGCGATGCAATCAAAGGAGTGGCAAGTTGCCACTTATCGTGCCGATGTGCAAGCCATGCATCAAGCAGATGTGATTGTGGCAGTCTTTGACTTCGATGTTGAAGGGGGCAATGTGCGTCCTGATGAAGGTACGATTTGGGAAATGGGTTATGCCATCGCGATTGGTAAGCCCGTCGTGATTGTCGAATTCTCGCAAAATGATGAGCCAATGAATCTGATGTTGGCAGGTTCATACACGGCCTACTTCTGGGGCACTGAAGATATTAAAAAGCTAGTGAACTACAATTTCATCGACTTGCCATATCACGGCACTGAGAAGGAAGTTTTCTAAGTGCAAGATTGCAGATACGAAGAGGCGCTCATTGGGCGTCTTTTTTATTTTGCCTAATCTTTAGCAAATTAAGACACGCGCTTTAAATTTTTATGAGATATCATCAAATTTTTTGTTGGTATGGCTGGGTGTCGGCCAATTATTCGGACCAATTACTCAAAGTTAGTCGTTGCAATAAATTTAATGATTTATTGAATTTAATAATTGCCAGCTATCTGTTGTCGTCAATTAGTGATACATTAGTGGTGTAACTGAGCCAAAGTGCTCTAGAACTTTGTTGAAACTGAGAAGAGTGACACGCGTCATGACGCACATCTGACACTAACTTTTACTCAATGCTTAAGGGGGCAGCACGATGCTTAATTTATATTTAATTCGTCACGGACAAACTTATTATAATCGGTATAACAAATTGCAAGGGTGGAGTAATGCGCCCCTCACAGACCAAGGTCGTGCTGACGCAGTCTCGGTTGGTAAGCGTCTGGCTGATATTGAGTTTAAAGCGGCCTATAGTTCTGACACCACGCGTGCCATTGATACAGCTAATATGTTACTGGCACAGAATGCATATGCGGTACCGGCATTAATCTCTGATTGGCATTTCCGTGAAGAATTCTATGGGTCTTATGAGGGATCAAATATGGATAAAGCCTGGCTAGATGCTGGTGCCCCAGTCGGCTTAACAACTTATGCTGAGATAGTTGATCAATATGGTGTCGATAAGACAAAAGATCTCCTGAAAGCAGCGGATCCGTGGCATGATGCAGAAGATAGTACCGCGTACTGGCAGCGCGTTGATGCAGGGTTTGCCATGATTTTGGCAAACCCTGCCTTACAAGATGGCGACAATGTCTTGGTCATCAGTCACGGCAATACCCTAATTTCTTTGGCTGAGCGCTATGGTGCCGGAAAAATTCAAATTCACGAGCGGCCAGCCAATGGTAGTGTCACGCAGATTGCGTTGACGACTGACAGTTTACATATCATTAAATATAACGATCAAGTTGTTGAATAATAAATAAACAGCCAACCTTTTGACGGGTTGGCTGTTTGTTTAAAGTTAAATTTATTTACCGGGTGTGACAATAATGCGATCATTATCGGGTTGCAAATTTCGGTTATTGCGTGGATAGATATCATGGAAACGCGCAAGCTGTGCCTCGCTCAAGGTCATTGTCTTAGGTAAGATATACCACTCAACATTTTCTGAGAGGGGTGGGGTCGTTAAGGATCCCAGATAGTGATAGTAGTTTAAATCATCAGGTAGTAGGGCCGTTAAATCAAAACTAAACCGATTTTCCTGTTCGATGTTTGTGAGAAGTTTTTCAAATTCGTCGTTTTTAGGTCCAACTTCAAAGAAAATGGCCATTACCGCAAAACTGCCGACGCGGCGCCGGTGAACAATGTGCAGTTCACCAGCGTGTTGGACACCATCAATGGTGTGTTCAGCGGGTGCGTGAAAGTGGACTTGTTGCGCTTCAAATAGGCGATGGTTAATCAGTGCGGCACCACTGATTGAAGCCTGAATGCTCATGCCAGTATCAACGACGTTCCAAGCAACGCCACTATATACTGGTGAAATCACTCCAAGGGTGTCATCCTGAATGATGTTTGACGTTTCAACGGCAATCGGTGATTGGCGGATACGTGATTCAAACGGCCAGGTTTCTTGAAGATTAAAGTCAAAATGCTCTGTCATGACAGCCTCCTTATGCTTGAAATTAAGTATATCAATGCTGTAAATAAATGCATAGCAACGAATTTTCAAAATTTTTTAATTAGTTCATTAATGTAAACGTTTTCATTGAATGTGAATTTTGTTACAATGAAGGTAATAATTGATCGAGGTGGTAGAATCATGACTGAAAGAACATTAGCATTAGTGAAGCCCGATGGCGTTTCTCAGAAAAAAATTGGCGAGGTTCTGCGACGTATTGAACGAAAAGGGTATGATATCGTTGCCTTGAAGATGGTGCAAGCAGACGAAACTTTATTACGTGAACATTATGCCGAGTTAGCAACACGTCCATTTTTCCCAAGTTTGATTAGCTATATGACTGAAAATCCAGTAGTGGCGATGGTGGTCGAAGGTGAAAATGTTATTAAAGGATGGCGTACGCTGATGGGTATCACGAATCCAACTGAGGCTGCCCCAGGTACGATTCGCGGTGATTTTGGACGTGAATGGTCAGGTGAGGCGGTCCGTAATTTGGTCCATGGATCTGATTCCAGCGAGAATGCTGCCCGTGAAATTAACATTTGGTTCCCAGAATTATCAAAGTAAAGCAGCACAAATAGGCCCGCATGGTAAATATTTACCATGCGGGCTTATTCTATGGCATTATAGTTCAACGTTATGGTAAACGTTTTGAACATCTTCGTCGTCTTCTAGCACATCGATTAACTTTTCGAAATTTTCAAGATCCTCACCTTCAAGCGTGATTTCGCTTTGAGGAATCATTTCAATTGCGGTTTGGTTAAATTCTTCCACCCCTGAATCACGCAAAGCTTGAATAGCTTGGTGGAGGGCAGTCGGCTCAGTTGTGACAACGATGTGATCACCTTGTTGTTCAACATCGCGCACATCAACGTCAGCTTCCAACAATGTTTCCATAACGGCATCTGCATCAGATCCCTCGAAAACAATTTCACCAGTTTCGTCAAACAAGTAGCTCACTGAACCTGAGTTACCAAAATTACCACCGTTCTTAGTGAACGCCATCCGTACATTAGCCGCAGTTCGGTTAACGTTTGAAGTCAAAGTATCAACAATGATTAGTGAACCCGCAGGACCAAAGCCTTCATAACGGCCGTCAGTATAAGCCTCGTCTTTTGCGCCCTTAGCCTTATCCAAGGCACGTTCGATGATGTGCTTTGGGACTTGTGCTTGCTTAGCACGATCAATTGTGAACTTCAAAGTCGCATTGGCCTCAGGGTCCGCTGATCCGCCACGTTGTGCAGCAACGTAGATTTCTACACCGAACTTACTATATACCTTTGCATTGGCGCCATCCTTGGCAGCCTTCTTCATCTTAATGTTTTCCCATTTACGACCCATGTCATTAAACCTCGTCAAAAAAATAGATATCGATTAATTATACAGGAATTTGTGACGTTTTTGTAGGGGAATGTTGTAAGTTGACGGTATTAAATCACTAGTTCATAATTGTGGGTAAGATCACAGGAAGCAAAAATGGAGGCAAAACATGAATTCTTTTAAATATACTAACCCAACCGATATTCGATTTGGCGTTGATTTGTTGGACGAACAACTACATGATGCAGTGGCGCAGTATGGTCAAAACGTTTTATTGGCCTATGGTGGCGGGTCAATTAAGAAGTCTGGCTTATACGATCGGGTGATTAAGGCCTTAGCTGGTTTAAATGTCGTTGAGTTGTCAGGCATTGAACCAAATCCAAAAATCGCGTCTGTTCGTGAAGGTCAAA
This is a stretch of genomic DNA from Weissella soli. It encodes these proteins:
- a CDS encoding carbonic anhydrase family protein gives rise to the protein MTEHFDFNLQETWPFESRIRQSPIAVETSNIIQDDTLGVISPVYSGVAWNVVDTGMSIQASISGAALINHRLFEAQQVHFHAPAEHTIDGVQHAGELHIVHRRRVGSFAVMAIFFEVGPKNDEFEKLLTNIEQENRFSFDLTALLPDDLNYYHYLGSLTTPPLSENVEWYILPKTMTLSEAQLARFHDIYPRNNRNLQPDNDRIIVTPGK
- a CDS encoding histidine phosphatase family protein codes for the protein MLNLYLIRHGQTYYNRYNKLQGWSNAPLTDQGRADAVSVGKRLADIEFKAAYSSDTTRAIDTANMLLAQNAYAVPALISDWHFREEFYGSYEGSNMDKAWLDAGAPVGLTTYAEIVDQYGVDKTKDLLKAADPWHDAEDSTAYWQRVDAGFAMILANPALQDGDNVLVISHGNTLISLAERYGAGKIQIHERPANGSVTQIALTTDSLHIIKYNDQVVE
- a CDS encoding YebC/PmpR family DNA-binding transcriptional regulator gives rise to the protein MGRKWENIKMKKAAKDGANAKVYSKFGVEIYVAAQRGGSADPEANATLKFTIDRAKQAQVPKHIIERALDKAKGAKDEAYTDGRYEGFGPAGSLIIVDTLTSNVNRTAANVRMAFTKNGGNFGNSGSVSYLFDETGEIVFEGSDADAVMETLLEADVDVRDVEQQGDHIVVTTEPTALHQAIQALRDSGVEEFNQTAIEMIPQSEITLEGEDLENFEKLIDVLEDDEDVQNVYHNVEL
- the aspS gene encoding aspartate--tRNA ligase; this encodes MKRTNYAGLIDESYLEQTVTLQGWVQKRRDLGGLIFVDLRDREGIVQLAFSAEFGQDALAVAEKMRTEYVIEIEGVVKSRAAGAVNDHLKSGKIEVQVKSAQILSEAKTTPFYIEDGINVSDELRLKYRYLDLRRPEMQKNLRIRSKITAATHEFLDNNGFIDIETPYLAKSTPEGARDYLVPSRVYPGAFYALPQSPQLFKQLLMGAGFDRYYQVARAFRDEDLRGDRQPEFTQLDVEMSFMSQAEIMDLVNHWVAAIMKKTVDFDLNIAEIPTLEWADAMARFGTDKPDLRFGMELQDLTALMADSEFGVFANAVQNGGQVKAIVVPGAASHFSRKDIDKMAQYIERFGAKGLAWLKITDEGITGPIAKFLTTKAADLLAQTGAQTGDLLLFAADQASVVAQTLDALRRMTAKEMKLIDESKWAFAWITNWPLFEYQPEEDRWISAHHPFTMPNEADLPLMATTEGAHKAHAQSYDLVLNGYELGSGSIRIHRMEIQEQMLSALGFTKQAAQDAFGFLLEGMEFGFPPMGGIALGLDRLAMLLAGRDNIREVIAFPKNSKGTEPMTEAPTTVAKAQLAELNLIAPAYSDIDAPNMAEE
- a CDS encoding YitT family protein, with protein sequence MGRIEDYFRQHEYTGRLSAAMFYALASAIALNFFWTPGHIYSSGFTGLSQLVSTIFERTLGITVPVYILLLVLNAPLLWLAYRKIGARFTLFTAISLVFASIAMRLIAGPATPWVADPLMDAIFGGAINGFGTGFALRNGISTGGLDIIGIVLRRTTGIKMGAANLTFNFFILISSGVMFGPEYALYTAIGVVVNARIIDLVYTRQQKMQLMIITEKPQEVVHSIQQQLRRGITIIHHAEGAYNHHPKEILFTVISLYEEGDVYNAIHQADPGAWASMWKIERTFGRFYEPRL
- the ndk gene encoding nucleoside-diphosphate kinase; protein product: MTERTLALVKPDGVSQKKIGEVLRRIERKGYDIVALKMVQADETLLREHYAELATRPFFPSLISYMTENPVVAMVVEGENVIKGWRTLMGITNPTEAAPGTIRGDFGREWSGEAVRNLVHGSDSSENAAREINIWFPELSK
- a CDS encoding nucleoside 2-deoxyribosyltransferase; translated protein: MSQRVYLAGPFFSDAQIERLDKVNALLTANETIGYIYEPRAHQNDEIVSKYPSMHEAMQSKEWQVATYRADVQAMHQADVIVAVFDFDVEGGNVRPDEGTIWEMGYAIAIGKPVVIVEFSQNDEPMNLMLAGSYTAYFWGTEDIKKLVNYNFIDLPYHGTEKEVF